The nucleotide window CGTCGAGGGTGACCTCAACGCCTGCATGGACCTGGTCAAACGCTGCGTCGAGGTGGGAGCTTCTGCGGGCTGTGCCGAAAGTGCCAGCTACGTGAAGATCTCCTATCGTCCCGACGGTGACGTCATGACCACCGAGCGTAAGATTGGCAAGTACCACCAGGCTGACAGCGAGTTTGCGACAAGCTCGCGGGAAGCTGTGGCCTAGGCATGCACGACGCGCGTCGCACATTCATCCCGCTGACGGCAACGCTCGCATTGCTGGTCGCATGGCAGCTTGCCGTCATGTTGGGGCTCGTTCCCAACTTTCTGCTGCCAAGTCCCACGCAGGTGGTCGTGGCGCTCATCGAGGACGCGTCCCTTCTCGTCTCCCACAGTGCCGCGACGCTGCTCGAGGCCTTCCTGGGCCTTTTGATTGGCTGTGCCGTGGGCTTCGTGGTGGCTGTGCTCATGGATCGCTTCGAGGCCGTCGGCCTGGCCCTCGACCCCCTTGTCACCCTGTCGCAGACCATACCGACCGTCGCCATCGCGCCGCTTCTGGTGCTGTGGTTTGGCTATGGCCTGGCACCCAAGGTGGTGCTGGTCATCATCTCGACGTTCTTTCCCATAACGGTGTCGTTGGTGTCGGGCTTCCGCTCCGCAGATGCCGACATGATTGATCTCATGCGTACCATGAATGCAGGTGACTGGCAGATATTCTGGCAGGTCAAGATACCTGCCGCTGCCGAGCAGTTCTTTGGTGGCCTGCGCATCAGCGCGACCTATGCCATCGTGGGCGCCGTGATTGCGGAGTGGCTGGGTGGCTTTTCGGGACTGGGCGTGTACATGACGCGCGTGCGCAAGTCCTTCTCGTACGACCGGATGTTTGCGGTGATCCTTCTGATCTCCGCGCTGTCACTGGCCCTCATGGGCGTCGTCGACGTGCTGCGTCGCGTGGCGATGCCCTGGAAGCGGGCCGAGAGAAAGAGGTAAGCGACATGAGATGCAACGTAAGCTCTGCACATGGCGCCCGTGGCGCCCGCGACTTCCGCACCGCCCATGCGGCAATCTCGCGCCGGGCGTTCGTCGGGCTGTCTGGTGCGGCATTGGCTGGCCTGGGGCTTGCGGGCTGCGGCGCGTACCGTAACGCGGGAGCGCCCTCTGCGGGCGATGGCACCGCAGGCGATGTTGCCGCAAGCGGCAACGGAGGCGCCGGCAACGTCGGTGATGCCGGCAAGATCACCTTCTGCCTGGACTACACGCCCAACACCAATCACACGGGCATCTACGTTGCCCAGGACCAAGGTTACTTTGCCGACGAGGGCCTTGAGGTCGAGATCGTCCAGCCGGCTGAGGATACCGCTGAGACCATGCTGGGTTCGGGCCAGGCGCAGCTGGGCATCAGCTACCAGGACTACATCGCCAACGCCCTGGCGGGTGACAG belongs to Olsenella uli DSM 7084 and includes:
- a CDS encoding thiamine-binding protein — encoded protein: MNCSVAIQYLPMDAGSDEEVCRIVDEVIAAIDASGLDYYVGPFETAVEGDLNACMDLVKRCVEVGASAGCAESASYVKISYRPDGDVMTTERKIGKYHQADSEFATSSREAVA
- a CDS encoding ABC transporter permease, with protein sequence MHDARRTFIPLTATLALLVAWQLAVMLGLVPNFLLPSPTQVVVALIEDASLLVSHSAATLLEAFLGLLIGCAVGFVVAVLMDRFEAVGLALDPLVTLSQTIPTVAIAPLLVLWFGYGLAPKVVLVIISTFFPITVSLVSGFRSADADMIDLMRTMNAGDWQIFWQVKIPAAAEQFFGGLRISATYAIVGAVIAEWLGGFSGLGVYMTRVRKSFSYDRMFAVILLISALSLALMGVVDVLRRVAMPWKRAERKR